A segment of the Toxotes jaculatrix isolate fToxJac2 chromosome 2, fToxJac2.pri, whole genome shotgun sequence genome:
atttgggacgaccagaacccttcctagagctggccatCCAGCCAAACTGAACAAtcgggggagaagagccttggtgagagaggtaaagaagaacccaaagatcactgtggctgagctccagagatgcagtcgggagatgggagaaagttctagaaagtcaaccatcgctgcagccctccaccagtcggggctttatggcagagtggcccgaCGGAGGCCTCTCCTCAGTGgaagacacatgaaagcctgcaTGGAGCTAAAAAACACCGGAAGGACTCCAAGATGttgagaaataagattctctggtctgatgagaccaagatagaactttttggccttaattctaagcggtatgtgtggagaaaaccaggcactgctcatcacctgtccaatacagtcccaacagtgaagcatggtggtggcagcatcatgctgtgggggtgtttttcagctgcagggacaggatgACTGGTTGCAatcgaaggaaagatgaatgcggccaagtacagggatatcctggacaaaaaccttctccagagtgctcaggacctcagactgggccgaaggttcaccttccaacaagacaatgaccctaagcacacagctaaaataacaaaggagtggcttcaggacaactctgtgactgttcttgaatggcccagccagagccctgacttaaacccaattgagcatctctggagagacctgaaaatggctgtccaccaatgTTCActatccaacctgacagaactggagaggatctgcaagaaggaatggcagaggatccccaaatccaggtgtgaaaaacttgttgcatcattcccaaaaagactcatggctgtattagctcaaaagggtgcttctaataaatactgagcaaagggtctgaatacttatggccgtgtgatatttcagtttttctttttttaataaatctgcaaaaatttcaacaattccGTGTTTCtttgtcaatatggggtgctgtgtgtacattgagggaaaaaaatgaacttgatgattttagcaaatggctgcaatataacagagtgaaaaatttaaggggtctgaatactttccttACCCACTGTAGCTATCCAGTGCACTGTCCATTTTTCCTGTGGGAGAAGAATCAAATAACCTTTATAGATAAATTGGACATGTTCGTGCACTTATGTTATTGTGTCCATTTATAATTAATGTCCTGCAAAGAGCTTTTCAATTTAGCCACAGCACATGCTGTATATGAATCTTAAATGCAGTAACATAATCTGTGGTGTTTGTACTTGACGCTCTGTTAGTTGGTGAGTGTCATACTTGTCAAAAATACGGAAGCATTCTGAAAGTTCCTCTTCACTCTTTCCAGCCTGGTCCTCCTTCAACTGCTGCACCATCATAACCAAGAACTCCTCGAAGTCAATGGTACCGCTGCctgaggagaggggaggtgaATAAAtcaggagggaaggaggaaccTACCCATGCAGTGCAACCTGAGTTTGATCACCGCTCTGCAAATTCTATATTTTGCTGATTTTTGAAGTGAACATTTATTAATACTCCTTCTGCAGCAATCAGACATTATAATCAGCCTTTCTTCAAATGTCAGAGTACTACTATGATTTTATTTCAAGAACTTAAAATATTGAAAGGCATTTATAGAAGTTTGTATGTCCGGAGTCAGCACATAGTGACGCCCTGCAGATAACACAGCTTGCGTATGCTTTTTGTAGCAGCTAAGAGTTTTTCTATTCTTGATTTAGGATTCTTCATCCGCTCTTCCTGCAGATCACCTCAAGTTCAGAGATATTTTACATCTGCTCACAGAGTTTCAGTGATGTTCagttcagaggtcagaggacTGTGAGGGCCGTCCCATaagcttcagcttgtgtttcttgaagTGGATTTTGAGGTCTGCTTTGGATCACTGACCTGCTGTAGAAGCCAGACTCTTTTCAGTTTCGTGACTGGCTGCAGAACATTTGCATCCAGAATTTGCAGACATaccctctctctgtgctgtgtttactgtgctgGTTTCCTTCTCATCCTGCCTCTCACGTCCTGACACAGGCCTGATGAGTTAATGAACGTTTTGAGACTTTGTGAGTACTTCAGCTTAAACTTTTGCACCTGCCACAATTACTGTTcaattttttcccccatattTTTTGTTCATAAAACATAAAGTAATTTTTGAAGAACtcattttttaatgtctgtttgctgcaaaGGTTGTAGTAacttcttttcacttcagaAATAAAATCTTCAATCTTCCAAAGCCTGTCCAAACAACTGATGTATGATGTTCATGATGTTTATTGAATTCTGGAGTCAgatgatttatttctttatttcttgtctACCTCTACTGATTTTACATAGTTTACAGTTACTCAGTTTATTCATCATGAGGAATCCTGTTCATCTGCAGCTCTGGACAGAGCTTTCTGAAGTCTAAAGATGACCCTGCTGATGGTTCTCCTGTATTAGGCTTACATTAAATTTTTGACAGAAAATCTGTTATAAACTAGTGGTAAGGAAACTCAAAAATGCACAGCCTCTCTGTTGTACCGAATTAAGGCAACAGTCAGAGGAGACCATGACCTCTTctgtgtaaaaaacaaaacaaaacatgggaacaaaaaataaataaaaaagtgggCATTTTTATCCCATCAATCATCCTTAAAGTCTATATAATGAACGTAGCCTTGTAGATTTGTCTGATTGCATCATGATCTCACCGTCCTCATCAACCTCCTCAATGATGGCATCCAACTCCTCCCTTGATGGGTTCTGACCCAGCATCCTCATCACGGTACCCAACTCCTTGGTGCTGATGTCACCACCACCGTCTGTGTCGAACATGTCGAAAGCGGCTTTGAACTCTGGATGAGACAAGGAAATAGTTAGAATTCAGAAAGTTTCAGTTTTGACCGTCAGaataaaatcaaagaaataaaaataatttctgcatCTGGTGCTCAAATGTTTCAACAGTTCAGAAGCTGTTTAATACAGTTTGCAAAAGCAGCACAATGCAATTCATGTATTACATGACAGGAAAGTTcaaagggaacaaaactcaagaGCTGCCATTCATGGTTCAATCTGAGTACTTAGAAACAACAGGAAGTTTAGGTGACAAACAATGGCAGACCCTCAAATGTAATCTACAAATGGTTTCATGcagtggaggagatggagagggactGACCTGAAATCATCTCCTCCGTCAGGAAGGAGCGAGCATCACTTTGGGCGTCAGTGGGCTTaagaaagggaaatgaaaaacatgggAAGGGCAGAGGTGGAAGAATGAAAGAGGAggtggacagaaagagagaagagttaTCAAATCTCTACAAAATCACTCGCTCAAACTCATATTGTGAACCTGAAGCTGCATTGGTACACTAGCACCACATGAGCAATGATAGTAATTGATTTGTCATTTCCATGTCTATTAGCCCCCTGTGGTGAGGCAACTCATCAGTTTGCTCAGTAACTCGTTTAATAAGAGCGCCTCAGCAAGCTGCCGGTTTCCAGCAAAACTACAACTTTTCTGCAGGTTCTCGTCCATTTTTTACAATTCATGCACTGTCAAGCTGTACCAAGGTGTTTCAGAGAATAGGTTTTGCTTTAAATGTTGTGATTGAAGTTCCATCTATTTCCACAAAGTTCCCAGTTTTTACAAAGTGATTTCCATACTGattgaaatgaatggaaatcaaCACTTGAcgagaaagtaaaaaaaacttttcaaaaatCTAAAATGCTTCAGCATACATTGATTAGTGGTCAGTGGTAATATAAAGTGTGCCTGAGTTGTGGTAAATACATGATAAAACATGCAGTGAGCTAAACTGTGCAAAAACCCTGGTAGGATCCCTTCTTCTGATAGCTAAGCCACGTTTTTCCATCCAGCCAGAGAAAACCAAAAGAGAAACCTAAAGCCAGGGACAGAACTGTTACGGATGAAGTGACTGCCAAGGACTGGAAATAGTGTTAGGTCAGGTAAGAAGTCATGTTTAATCCCCGGCCAGCTGTCTCCACCTGTTAATGATGCTTCTTAAAGGGGAACGCCACTCAATATAAAACTTAGTATTCACAAATTTAAGACTGTCTAGTCAATATTTCTGAACAGGAGGAGAATAGATGAGGTTTAATGTTTAGGTCTGATCCTGAAACTGGTTTTGATTGACCCTTAAAGCTGCTGGCTTCCCAGTTCTTTCATACAGACAGAATTTAAGCCAAATGACACTGCAACTTTAAATTGTACTGTAGATCATACATCTCATAGTAATCTTTCTTGACGGTGTCAGTTTTCATCtccacacagtgaaaaacaccATCAGGTCTTGTTCCAAGTCCTGCTTCAGTTTTCTGGGAGAAATATTAACTGGAGTAATTcagaacaaaaataacaaaataacccTATAATTCAAAGCCATTCCCCTTCGATACTTAAATAAACTCCTGTTTCTCAGAGGTCAATGAGGACAGTAAATTATTTTTCCTCCTGCACTGTTTGTTTGACAGAACCTCATCTGTACTGTAACATATGGAAGGTCACACAAACCCACTCATTAGTTCCCTTTAAAGCTAATTTTAAGGTGAGACGTGGGAGAGGATTTCAGAGGGATTTTCTCAAGGTGAACGTCCTAAGTTAGGACACTCAGAAAAGGCAGCATGTCTTCTCACTTTACTCAGCTGTGAGCTTTCTATCTTTAGTATCGCCCCCTCCAATCTAAATATCAATCATATTGAGTTTAGACACAAAATGATGCATCACAAAAGCAAGGAAAAATCACAccattaaataaatacatgtaaataaatacaagtaAATAAGCTGCACTGTGGGGGTTACAGAAGTTGAACATATAAACAGAAGTTTCCCACAGCAGGTTTTCAATCAGGaaaattcatttttctgtctgtagaaAGCCTCATAAAAACATAATCTGCCAAAGTGTTGCCCCAAATTAAATTTCCAGGAATTCCAAGAGATAAAGCATCACTTGAACTGAAATCCAGCTGTGCTGCAGATGAAGACTTGCTGGATGACTGTGTGGGTGAGCAGAagacagtttgtttttgcttcatatGACCGTCTCCATCTTCTGCCACCTGGTTTTTAATCCTCATCAGGGGAAAACGAAATAAAAAATCCTCAAAGAATTATCGAAACTAAATCTCCTTCGCTGTGTGGTTTCCCTTTTACCTCCCTCTCAGTTGCTGGTTTCTTACCATGGTGGCCGGCTGTGCTGAACAACAGAcaccagtaaaaacaacaaacgtCCGGGCAATGAAGTTTCCGTTCTACACAGTTCGGTTAGCACTGTGGCTGTACTAACCCAAACCCTCCCTAAGTACCCTCTTGTCCCACTAC
Coding sequences within it:
- the LOC121190845 gene encoding troponin C, skeletal muscle, whose product is MPTDAQSDARSFLTEEMISEFKAAFDMFDTDGGGDISTKELGTVMRMLGQNPSREELDAIIEEVDEDGSGTIDFEEFLVMMVQQLKEDQAGKSEEELSECFRIFDKNGDGFIDREEFGEILHLTGESVTEEDIDEMFGESDSNKDGKIDFDEFLKMMENVQ